In Anaerolineales bacterium, the following proteins share a genomic window:
- a CDS encoding ABC transporter permease, whose protein sequence is MIRLAYRNLFQSKARLIISVGGVALALLLILSLDAVFLGVERQITAYIDNSGADIWVSQQGVFNMHMASSSLTESVARKVKSVPGVDSVTPILYLTNNIVAGDEQNLAYIIGLPEDARLGGPWMVSSGRGLPGKGEAVMDRGVAKKSDVSIGDEVKILGGEFEIVGLSEGTTSLVNTMAFISTADFEELRGSYDTVSFLLVKVDEGESPALIAARIEAQVRDVTAQARDVFASQEREVVKDMSTDVITIMNLIGFMIGLAVMALTVYTSTLSRRREYGMLKALGARNADLYLTVLAQAFLSVTLGFLFGSIITVLLSLVIPRFGSNLALEISLISLLKVGAASVVIAGMAAMIPIKQIAGLDPAMVFRGR, encoded by the coding sequence ATGATCCGTCTGGCTTATCGCAATCTATTTCAAAGCAAGGCTCGCCTGATAATATCGGTTGGGGGCGTTGCGCTTGCCCTGCTCCTGATCCTTTCTCTTGATGCTGTCTTTTTGGGAGTCGAGCGTCAGATCACAGCCTATATTGATAACAGCGGCGCGGACATTTGGGTCTCGCAGCAGGGCGTATTCAACATGCACATGGCCTCCTCATCGTTAACGGAGTCCGTTGCAAGAAAAGTGAAGTCTGTACCGGGCGTTGACTCGGTGACACCGATCCTTTACCTGACAAACAATATCGTGGCAGGTGATGAACAAAACCTGGCATACATCATTGGATTGCCGGAAGATGCTAGGCTTGGTGGTCCGTGGATGGTTTCGTCCGGTCGCGGTTTACCCGGCAAAGGCGAAGCAGTTATGGATCGAGGTGTGGCAAAGAAATCCGATGTTTCTATAGGCGATGAAGTAAAGATCCTTGGCGGGGAGTTTGAAATCGTCGGTCTTTCTGAAGGTACCACCAGCCTGGTCAATACGATGGCATTCATATCGACGGCAGATTTTGAAGAACTGAGGGGCAGTTATGACACAGTCAGTTTCCTATTGGTAAAAGTAGATGAGGGCGAATCCCCGGCCTTGATTGCCGCACGGATCGAAGCGCAGGTCAGGGATGTCACTGCACAGGCAAGAGATGTCTTCGCCTCACAGGAACGCGAGGTGGTCAAGGATATGAGCACCGACGTTATTACCATCATGAATCTGATCGGGTTCATGATCGGCTTGGCGGTCATGGCATTGACCGTCTACACATCCACGCTGTCGCGTAGACGGGAGTATGGCATGTTGAAAGCGCTGGGGGCGCGCAACGCTGATCTCTATCTAACGGTGCTGGCACAAGCGTTTTTAAGCGTCACCCTGGGCTTTCTATTTGGATCAATAATCACAGTTCTGCTGTCCCTGGTGATCCCAAGGTTCGGATCGAATCTTGCGCTGGAGATCAGCCTTATTTCACTGCTCAAGGTGGGTGCCGCTTCAGTAGTGATCGCTGGGATGGCAGCGATGATCCCGATCAAACAAATTGCCGGTTTGGATCCGGCGATGGTATTTCGAGGCAGGTAA
- a CDS encoding ATP-binding cassette domain-containing protein: MTTPFNNETLRISNITKRYGSGSTEVTAVRDVSLSVNPGEIVLIMGPSGSGKTTLLSMLGALLKPTDGTIQLNGTTISALAESRLPDIRLKQFGFIFQDFNLLSALTTLENVALVAELAGSKAGEARRKAASLLTELGLGERLNFLPEKLSGGEKQRVAIARALVNDPSLILADEPTANLDSKIGHEIMRLLRRIAKEHPAEGGGTGGRSVVIVSHDQRIKDIADRVLWLEDGEFKEMMTMAIDPVCGMSLERENAIIMEWQGQTYYFCARGCRDEFLTKSK; this comes from the coding sequence ATGACGACCCCTTTTAACAACGAAACTTTGCGGATTTCAAATATCACCAAACGGTATGGCTCAGGTTCGACCGAAGTTACTGCCGTTCGTGACGTTTCTCTATCCGTTAATCCAGGTGAGATCGTGCTGATCATGGGACCTTCGGGTTCTGGTAAGACAACTTTACTGTCCATGTTGGGTGCTCTGCTAAAGCCAACGGATGGCACGATCCAGTTGAATGGCACAACCATTAGCGCGCTTGCAGAAAGCCGCCTGCCGGATATTCGTCTCAAACAATTCGGATTCATTTTTCAGGATTTCAACCTGCTCTCTGCGCTAACCACGTTGGAAAATGTCGCCCTCGTGGCGGAACTTGCGGGATCGAAAGCTGGTGAGGCGCGACGAAAAGCCGCTTCACTCTTGACTGAATTAGGGCTCGGCGAACGGCTGAATTTCCTCCCTGAAAAATTGTCCGGCGGAGAAAAACAACGCGTCGCCATCGCCCGTGCCCTGGTCAACGACCCAAGCCTGATCCTGGCTGACGAGCCGACTGCCAATCTTGACTCGAAGATCGGTCATGAGATCATGCGCCTATTGCGGCGAATTGCCAAAGAGCACCCCGCAGAAGGCGGTGGGACAGGTGGACGCAGTGTCGTCATCGTCTCGCATGACCAGCGCATCAAGGATATTGCTGATCGTGTGCTATGGCTCGAGGATGGGGAGTTCAAGGAAATGATGACGATGGCAATCGATCCTGTCTGTGGCATGTCCCTCGAACGGGAGAACGCAATCATCATGGAATGGCAGGGACAAACCTATTACTTCTGTGCCCGGGGTTGTCGGGATGAATTCCTGACCAAATCGAAATAA
- a CDS encoding methyltransferase domain-containing protein, with product MRHFAYTFDWHYGGSDLSVKWVLLTSMNQSSFHKLDPIATEETRQRYQRLSPIYDAMEGVAERRYRPWREKLWSMVPGLRVLEVGVGTGKNIPYYPAGISIMAIDLTPGMLRHAQDRMDILKLQSKVEFRLCDVQQLDFPTAAFDSAVATFVFCSVPDPVLGLRELKRVVKPGGYILLLEHMRSPNPALGTAMDFLNPVVVRMMGANINRRTVDNVRRAGLEIEQIENLGMGGIFKLIRARVPVG from the coding sequence ATGCGCCATTTTGCCTATACATTCGATTGGCATTATGGCGGTAGCGATTTGTCTGTCAAATGGGTATTATTAACATCCATGAACCAAAGTTCTTTCCATAAACTCGATCCAATTGCCACGGAAGAAACCAGGCAGCGCTACCAACGTCTCTCCCCGATTTATGATGCCATGGAGGGAGTTGCGGAGAGGCGTTATCGCCCGTGGCGTGAGAAATTGTGGTCCATGGTTCCAGGCCTGCGCGTATTGGAAGTAGGCGTTGGCACGGGTAAAAATATTCCGTACTATCCGGCGGGCATTTCGATCATGGCAATCGACCTGACGCCTGGCATGCTGCGGCATGCGCAGGATCGTATGGACATTCTCAAGCTCCAATCCAAAGTTGAATTTCGTCTATGTGACGTTCAACAATTGGACTTTCCAACAGCTGCGTTCGATTCAGCCGTCGCCACGTTTGTATTTTGTTCGGTGCCCGATCCCGTTCTTGGGTTGCGGGAATTGAAACGTGTTGTGAAACCTGGAGGCTATATACTTCTTCTCGAACACATGCGTTCACCAAATCCCGCCTTGGGGACAGCAATGGATTTTCTGAACCCTGTCGTTGTGCGAATGATGGGCGCGAATATCAATCGCAGGACGGTGGATAACGTCCGCCGTGCGGGATTGGAAATCGAGCAGATCGAGAATCTAGGAATGGGTGGTATCTTCAAGTTGATCAGGGCTCGCGTCCCTGTAGGATAA
- a CDS encoding L,D-transpeptidase family protein encodes MTHLSRRDFLKLSASTAASLALSPFLPGLGSFDDVDQVRVATSSVSVYSEPTDQSLIVRQLFRDELVHIYKEVDAGAPAYNPIWYRVWGGYVHRGRLQKVKTVFNQPLDTFPEEMRQPAELTVPYSQAMRYSRAYGWQPNLRLYYGSVHWIEGIDEGPDGEPWYRVYDELIGITYHVRAIHLRPIPFDEWSPLSPEVPLEDKRIEVNLGTQTLQAFEYEQMVFETNISSGITTARRNPNDLSTQTPTGDFRIITKYPSKHMGNGSLFATAEDYELPGVPWTIFFHEAGYAFHGTYWHDNYGTPMSRGCVNMRIDEAKWLFRWVRPLHEPDRIYTPGYGTLVVITP; translated from the coding sequence ATGACCCATTTATCCCGAAGAGATTTTCTAAAATTAAGCGCATCTACTGCTGCCAGCCTGGCTCTCTCTCCGTTTCTGCCGGGGCTTGGATCATTTGACGATGTAGATCAAGTTCGTGTCGCTACCAGTTCTGTCAGCGTGTATAGCGAACCGACAGATCAAAGTTTGATCGTCAGGCAATTGTTCCGAGATGAGCTTGTTCACATCTATAAGGAGGTCGACGCTGGCGCGCCGGCTTACAATCCGATCTGGTATCGCGTCTGGGGCGGTTATGTTCACCGCGGAAGATTGCAAAAGGTGAAGACGGTCTTCAACCAACCGCTGGATACTTTTCCCGAAGAAATGAGACAACCCGCTGAGTTGACCGTGCCATATTCGCAAGCCATGCGTTATTCAAGGGCCTATGGCTGGCAGCCAAACCTGCGTCTATATTACGGATCGGTTCACTGGATCGAGGGAATTGACGAGGGTCCCGATGGGGAGCCGTGGTATCGCGTTTACGATGAACTGATTGGTATCACCTATCACGTTCGGGCGATACACCTGCGACCGATCCCGTTTGATGAATGGTCACCCCTATCGCCCGAAGTGCCGCTGGAGGACAAACGTATCGAAGTCAATCTGGGAACCCAAACCCTGCAGGCGTTCGAGTATGAGCAGATGGTATTTGAAACGAACATTTCTTCAGGCATTACGACTGCCCGAAGAAACCCCAATGATCTTTCCACACAAACACCTACAGGTGACTTCCGCATCATCACGAAATATCCATCCAAACACATGGGGAACGGCAGTTTGTTTGCGACGGCGGAAGATTATGAACTGCCTGGCGTTCCCTGGACAATTTTCTTTCACGAGGCGGGATATGCCTTCCATGGAACCTACTGGCACGACAACTATGGCACTCCCATGAGTCGAGGGTGTGTAAACATGCGTATCGATGAGGCAAAATGGCTGTTTCGGTGGGTGCGCCCGTTGCATGAGCCTGATCGTATCTATACCCCAGGTTATGGAACATTGGTCGTAATTACCCCGTGA
- a CDS encoding cation transporter: MDKSLFEITQMDCAAEENLVRMKLDDVNVVRKLNFDLSARRVTVYHEGKLDAIEKSIHELNLNSRLLKTEQTNEEIDDSSLQKNLLWTVLLINFSFFVIEILFGFFSGSMGLVADSLDMLADAIVYGLSLIAVGAAFTRKKIVAKTSGYFQLFLALIGFVEVMRRFIGLEILPDFRTMIIVSTLALIANSVCLYLLQRSKNQEVHMKATMIFTSNDVIINLGVITAGLLVNWLNSGIPDLIIGAIVFIIVSRGAFKILSLAK, from the coding sequence ATGGACAAGTCGTTATTTGAAATAACGCAAATGGATTGTGCCGCTGAAGAGAATTTGGTGCGAATGAAACTTGACGATGTAAATGTGGTTCGCAAGCTTAACTTCGATTTATCCGCCCGTAGGGTTACCGTTTATCACGAAGGTAAATTGGATGCTATTGAGAAATCCATTCATGAACTTAATCTCAACTCGCGACTACTTAAAACCGAACAAACCAATGAAGAAATAGACGATAGCTCCCTGCAGAAAAACCTGCTATGGACTGTTTTACTTATTAATTTCTCCTTTTTTGTTATCGAAATCCTGTTCGGTTTTTTTTCTGGCTCGATGGGATTAGTGGCAGATAGTTTGGATATGTTAGCCGATGCCATTGTTTATGGCTTGAGCTTGATCGCTGTAGGCGCAGCGTTTACAAGAAAAAAAATAGTTGCCAAAACAAGCGGTTATTTTCAATTATTTTTAGCGCTTATCGGGTTTGTTGAAGTGATGCGCCGTTTTATTGGTTTGGAAATTCTTCCTGATTTCAGGACGATGATCATCGTTTCAACACTTGCGTTAATCGCCAACAGTGTGTGCCTCTACTTATTACAGCGGTCAAAAAATCAGGAAGTTCATATGAAAGCCACTATGATTTTCACCAGCAACGATGTGATAATAAATCTTGGGGTGATTACGGCGGGTTTGCTTGTAAATTGGTTGAATTCAGGAATCCCAGACTTAATCATCGGGGCTATCGTCTTTATTATTGTGAGTCGTGGAGCATTCAAAATACTAAGTCTTGCCAAATAG
- a CDS encoding metalloregulator ArsR/SmtB family transcription factor — MSLLANPTSIELQAKLFRGFSDPSRLLILETLRDGPFSVGDIVDATGLSQSNVSNHLGCLRDCGLVVADQQGRFVYYKLSDKRVEQLLILTDALLAEVAKGIYECVRYDVEESSND, encoded by the coding sequence ATGTCACTGCTTGCCAACCCCACATCCATTGAACTACAAGCGAAGCTGTTTCGTGGCTTTTCCGATCCTTCGCGCCTTTTGATTCTCGAAACATTACGTGACGGACCATTTAGCGTAGGGGATATTGTGGATGCAACGGGTTTATCCCAGTCCAACGTTTCCAATCATCTCGGATGTCTGCGCGATTGTGGACTCGTTGTCGCTGACCAGCAAGGACGTTTTGTCTACTATAAGTTGAGCGATAAACGAGTTGAGCAATTGCTAATACTCACGGATGCACTTCTAGCTGAAGTAGCCAAAGGAATTTATGAATGTGTACGGTATGACGTTGAAGAATCTAGTAATGACTAA
- a CDS encoding ATP-binding protein, translating to MIDYFRKHLGAKILFSYLVIIVLGVVVLVIASQLILPTSFNRHMSGMGMTMDGGMMNMMSGQDSMSQLFVDFRASFNEALMYAVLAAMIAAFALSFLFSRSVVAPVLAMSGATQRIADGHYDERVQGIGEDELAGLALRFNQMAEKLDQVESMRRRLIGDVSHELRTPLTAIKGSMEGLMDGVLPANEETYQQIHTEADRLNRLVDDLQELSRVEAHAYQLDCRPLDVSSLVQTVTKRISPQAETKRISLDLDLTPDLPLVLADEDRVIQVLTNLTGNALQYTPEGGQVTISAIQIKDEVQISVRDTGVGIPPEHLSHIFDRFYRVDKSRSRQAGGGSGIGLTIARSLVEAHGGRIWVESNEEEKGSIFAFTLPIDTE from the coding sequence ATGATTGATTATTTTCGCAAACACTTGGGTGCAAAGATTTTGTTCTCATATTTGGTCATCATTGTGCTGGGTGTGGTGGTACTGGTTATCGCAAGTCAACTCATATTGCCCACCTCATTCAACCGTCATATGTCGGGCATGGGAATGACGATGGACGGCGGAATGATGAATATGATGAGCGGTCAAGATTCGATGTCCCAACTATTTGTTGATTTCCGTGCCAGTTTCAATGAAGCGCTGATGTACGCTGTGCTCGCAGCGATGATTGCTGCGTTTGCGCTCAGTTTTCTTTTTAGCCGAAGCGTTGTTGCGCCGGTGCTTGCAATGTCAGGGGCAACACAACGAATAGCGGATGGTCATTACGATGAACGTGTACAGGGGATCGGCGAAGATGAACTTGCGGGGCTTGCGCTGCGCTTCAATCAGATGGCGGAGAAACTCGATCAGGTCGAGTCAATGCGCCGTCGTCTCATTGGCGATGTCAGCCACGAACTGCGTACACCGCTGACTGCCATCAAGGGTTCGATGGAAGGTCTAATGGATGGTGTACTGCCAGCGAATGAGGAAACCTATCAACAGATCCATACCGAGGCAGATCGTCTCAATCGCCTGGTGGATGATTTGCAGGAACTCAGTCGCGTCGAAGCTCATGCCTATCAATTGGATTGCCGCCCACTGGATGTTTCTTCCCTCGTGCAGACCGTGACCAAACGAATCAGTCCGCAAGCCGAAACCAAGCGCATCTCTCTGGACCTTGACCTGACTCCTGACCTTCCACTTGTTCTTGCCGACGAAGACCGTGTCATTCAAGTACTTACCAATCTGACGGGCAATGCCTTGCAATACACACCCGAAGGTGGACAGGTCACGATTTCTGCGATACAGATAAAGGATGAAGTTCAAATCTCAGTTAGAGATACTGGAGTTGGAATTCCTCCCGAACATCTCTCCCATATCTTCGACCGCTTCTACCGTGTGGACAAATCCCGCTCACGTCAGGCAGGTGGCGGAAGCGGCATCGGTTTGACGATTGCGCGTTCTCTCGTCGAAGCACATGGAGGGCGCATATGGGTGGAATCCAATGAGGAAGAAAAAGGAAGTATCTTTGCCTTTACTCTGCCAATTGACACAGAATAG
- a CDS encoding response regulator transcription factor, with protein MAKILIVDDEPSITNLVSAYLKPEGYEVFIASDGNAGLKAARAFKPDLVILDVMLPGMDGIELLSRLRRESEVYVIMLTAKTEETDKIVSLSVGADDYVTKPFSPRELVARVKAALRRIEAGAGSGGDRSVLSFQHVRIDVGARKVSVDENPIELTTVEFDLLKALAENHGRVLSRGQLLEKVWGGEYYGEMRVVDVHLGHVRQKLGHDGLIATVRGVGYRFEDEPM; from the coding sequence ATGGCAAAAATACTCATTGTTGACGACGAACCGTCCATTACCAATCTGGTCAGTGCCTATCTCAAACCTGAAGGCTATGAAGTATTTATTGCGTCTGATGGCAATGCAGGGCTCAAAGCTGCACGCGCCTTCAAACCTGACCTGGTCATTCTTGACGTTATGCTCCCTGGCATGGATGGGATCGAGTTGCTATCGCGCCTAAGGCGTGAATCTGAAGTGTATGTGATCATGCTCACGGCAAAGACGGAAGAGACGGACAAGATCGTCAGTCTATCTGTCGGCGCGGATGACTATGTGACCAAACCGTTCAGTCCGCGCGAGTTGGTGGCGAGAGTCAAGGCGGCGTTGAGGCGCATCGAAGCGGGAGCAGGTTCGGGTGGTGACAGAAGCGTGTTGTCCTTCCAGCATGTGCGGATTGACGTCGGCGCTCGCAAAGTCAGCGTGGATGAAAATCCAATCGAGTTGACAACGGTCGAGTTTGATCTGCTCAAAGCGCTGGCTGAAAATCATGGACGTGTGTTATCGCGTGGGCAACTGCTTGAAAAAGTGTGGGGCGGCGAATACTACGGCGAAATGCGCGTGGTGGATGTGCATCTCGGGCATGTGCGTCAAAAACTTGGTCATGATGGGTTGATCGCCACTGTGCGCGGTGTTGGTTACCGCTTTGAAGATGAACCGATGTAA
- a CDS encoding ATP-binding protein, protein MQIVFIDNENYLHYYFSMSDNPWASRWTKDQIKSMVLEQFEFFWSLETGIVRTQLSQVESARNVPHAVIVSGLRRAGKSTLLAQLAHRLGSDEFYYVNFEDDRFLGFETDDANDLYQILLEVFGERRIFIIDEVQNITGWEHFVRRFMDMGFKFYITGSNASLLSKELGTRLTGRYVPIELFPFSFKEYLEFRGEEIPDLKRMTTVQHARLQSSLQAYLESGGIPDVLKYPELPLLRTLYDDVLYRDIATRYRLDDVTAIRELAFYLISNPTSLISFNKLKDQFRLGSVNTIKNYISYMENSWLVFTLNVYDYSVKRQQIAPKKIYCIDTGLVNKVGFGFSPNTGKLLENLVFLTIRRTTRDIYYFSSPGGYEVDFYLPETRQLIQVTQNMNNAPTREREVRALQDAIQVLKPKDALILTDANGKDFEIDGVTVSIRSAAEWMLNP, encoded by the coding sequence ATGCAAATAGTTTTCATTGACAATGAAAACTATTTGCATTATTATTTCAGTATGAGTGACAACCCTTGGGCGTCCCGCTGGACCAAAGATCAAATCAAGAGCATGGTCTTGGAGCAGTTTGAGTTCTTCTGGAGCCTGGAGACTGGTATTGTTCGGACCCAGCTTTCCCAGGTTGAATCTGCACGGAACGTACCTCACGCTGTGATCGTCTCCGGGCTTCGCCGCGCAGGGAAATCCACATTGTTGGCTCAACTGGCTCACAGGCTCGGTTCAGACGAGTTCTACTATGTCAACTTTGAGGATGACCGATTCCTGGGGTTTGAGACAGACGATGCCAACGATCTATACCAGATATTGCTGGAAGTTTTCGGGGAACGAAGAATCTTCATTATCGATGAAGTGCAAAACATAACCGGCTGGGAACACTTTGTGCGGCGCTTCATGGACATGGGATTCAAGTTCTACATTACTGGCTCCAATGCATCCCTTCTCAGTAAGGAATTGGGAACCCGCTTGACAGGCAGATATGTGCCAATCGAACTCTTTCCTTTCTCCTTCAAGGAATATCTGGAGTTTCGCGGGGAAGAAATTCCAGATCTAAAACGCATGACAACCGTACAGCATGCCCGTCTCCAAAGTTCGTTGCAAGCATATTTGGAGTCTGGCGGCATTCCAGATGTATTGAAATATCCGGAACTACCTCTGCTTCGAACGTTGTATGACGATGTTTTATACCGTGACATTGCGACGCGTTATCGGCTGGATGATGTCACAGCGATTCGCGAACTGGCATTTTACCTGATCAGTAATCCAACCAGCTTGATCTCGTTCAATAAACTCAAAGATCAATTTCGACTGGGCAGTGTCAATACGATCAAGAATTACATCAGCTATATGGAAAATAGCTGGCTGGTGTTTACCTTGAATGTATACGATTACTCTGTGAAACGTCAGCAAATTGCACCGAAAAAGATCTATTGTATTGATACGGGGCTTGTGAATAAAGTTGGCTTTGGCTTTTCGCCGAATACGGGCAAGCTTTTGGAAAACTTGGTGTTCCTTACAATTCGGCGGACTACCCGGGACATATACTATTTCTCATCGCCGGGAGGATACGAGGTAGATTTCTACCTGCCTGAAACACGCCAGCTTATTCAAGTCACTCAAAACATGAACAATGCTCCCACACGCGAGAGGGAGGTGCGAGCCTTGCAAGATGCCATACAAGTTTTGAAACCAAAAGATGCGCTAATTTTGACGGATGCCAATGGGAAAGATTTTGAGATTGACGGTGTCACTGTAAGCATTCGGTCTGCAGCTGAATGGATGCTAAACCCTTGA
- a CDS encoding tyrosine-type recombinase/integrase codes for MEENYLGSFQIKGGNVIDKPNWKAVKKYLDYRLHVDQIITGSMKKEQTHLRYLLEWAQDHSFRQSPNVRPTFPEYMLSARLDGEDRQLSAVYIKKALATARLFFTWLADNETGYKHIKQSWIKTIKAKRLTNPPKISEYVTLEEIQAIAATSAHTVFERRTRAALVFLFLSGMRIGAFVSLPLCAVDIASRSVMQYPSLGVRTKNNKHAKTFLFEIPELLEVVRQWDDEVRAVLPPNGFWFAPLSPETGQIDASVIEVGEHRTNLARRNFKQWFEQNHLTYHSPHKFRHGNIHFGLANSQSVSDYKAVSMNAMHSSMEITDQFYSILQDDELKNKIGGLNKNNRSNITEGK; via the coding sequence GTGGAAGAAAATTATCTCGGTTCGTTTCAAATCAAAGGCGGTAACGTGATAGATAAACCAAACTGGAAAGCAGTTAAGAAGTATCTGGATTATCGTTTGCATGTTGACCAGATAATCACAGGCTCGATGAAAAAAGAGCAAACACACCTGCGCTATCTCTTGGAATGGGCGCAAGATCATTCTTTCCGTCAATCTCCGAATGTTCGCCCTACTTTCCCCGAATATATGCTCTCCGCTCGTCTGGATGGCGAGGATAGGCAGTTATCCGCCGTCTACATCAAAAAGGCATTGGCTACGGCTCGGTTGTTCTTTACGTGGCTCGCCGATAATGAGACGGGTTACAAACACATCAAGCAATCTTGGATAAAGACCATCAAGGCAAAGAGATTGACTAATCCGCCGAAGATTAGCGAGTATGTGACGCTAGAAGAAATTCAAGCCATTGCCGCAACTTCTGCTCACACTGTCTTTGAACGGCGCACACGTGCGGCATTGGTGTTTCTCTTTCTGTCGGGTATGAGAATAGGCGCTTTCGTGTCCCTCCCGCTTTGTGCCGTTGACATTGCTAGCCGTTCGGTCATGCAATATCCTAGTCTAGGCGTTCGGACCAAAAACAACAAACATGCTAAGACCTTTTTATTCGAGATTCCTGAATTGTTGGAAGTTGTAAGGCAATGGGATGATGAAGTTAGGGCAGTTCTTCCGCCGAATGGGTTTTGGTTTGCTCCCTTGTCGCCTGAAACGGGGCAAATAGATGCAAGCGTTATCGAGGTTGGTGAACACAGAACAAATTTAGCACGACGGAATTTCAAGCAATGGTTTGAACAAAATCATCTGACTTATCATTCGCCGCACAAGTTCAGGCACGGCAACATTCATTTCGGTTTAGCCAATTCGCAAAGTGTCAGTGACTATAAAGCCGTAAGCATGAACGCAATGCACTCTAGCATGGAAATTACAGACCAGTTTTATTCAATCTTGCAGGATGATGAACTCAAAAACAAGATTGGCGGATTGAACAAAAACAATCGCTCGAATATCACCGAGGGGAAGTAA
- a CDS encoding helix-turn-helix domain-containing protein, with translation MNETIMQQIRAARSERGLSQKDLADHLGKTQATISDWERGKTQISASELYQIAELLNKPIEYFFGENIGDKEIQDIVAVLRKQPVKTRSSVLQLAGMIIQIQNIGDEATKAPESITEEKAREFYNLFIPFANTINAMSKKMDELRSQFEAALRVNEVKKPSKTKGKS, from the coding sequence ATGAACGAAACAATCATGCAACAAATCAGAGCCGCCCGTAGCGAGAGAGGGCTTTCCCAAAAGGATTTAGCAGATCATTTAGGGAAAACTCAAGCAACCATTTCAGATTGGGAGAGGGGAAAAACCCAAATATCCGCAAGCGAGCTGTATCAAATCGCTGAACTTCTAAACAAGCCAATCGAATACTTTTTTGGTGAAAATATCGGCGATAAAGAAATTCAGGATATTGTTGCTGTCTTACGAAAACAGCCTGTTAAGACACGCTCAAGTGTCCTTCAACTTGCGGGAATGATTATTCAAATACAGAATATCGGTGATGAAGCAACGAAAGCCCCCGAAAGTATTACCGAAGAGAAGGCACGAGAGTTTTATAACTTATTCATTCCATTTGCCAATACGATAAACGCCATGTCAAAAAAAATGGATGAATTGCGTAGCCAGTTTGAAGCGGCATTGAGAGTGAATGAAGTAAAGAAACCAAGTAAAACAAAGGGAAAATCGTAG
- a CDS encoding zinc ribbon domain-containing protein encodes MPIYTYRCSSCGTQFERHQFFDDAPLKTCPKCKKKALRKVITPTKVIFKGSGFYATDNKSPSGSESHTHDHDHSHSEEKTSEKSSSDGKSGKKSKSKAESKSSEKSE; translated from the coding sequence ATGCCAATTTATACCTATCGCTGCAGTTCTTGCGGCACACAATTCGAACGACATCAATTCTTTGACGACGCCCCGCTAAAGACCTGTCCCAAATGCAAAAAGAAAGCGTTGAGGAAAGTCATCACGCCGACTAAGGTTATCTTCAAAGGTTCGGGGTTTTACGCCACCGATAATAAATCCCCTTCGGGGAGCGAGTCGCACACCCACGACCACGACCATTCTCACTCGGAAGAAAAGACAAGCGAAAAATCTTCGTCGGATGGCAAGAGCGGGAAGAAATCGAAAAGCAAAGCCGAATCGAAGAGCAGTGAAAAGAGCGAGTAA